A DNA window from uncultured Fibrobacter sp. contains the following coding sequences:
- a CDS encoding helicase C-terminal domain-containing protein, which translates to MEIKSFVALDLETTGLDFEKDEIIEVALVRFENGVEKESVDYLVKPTSVTLRPFIESLTGISNADLENAETFAAVAQKIYSFIGDLPIVAHNAMFDSKFLKQTFAKVGVSFENHPVWDSLTVSRIAYQNVPNHRLDTLVQELGIERSRAHRALPDAEACGHLFVMALDKIANSDPWLVEVLAKIARGSDWSLVWGENENASELPQFKLPDVPLENAPVKERAPRVSEFFKEGGLLSAAIENFQVRHNQQDFASVVERNMHKGGLCVLEAPTGSGKSLAYLVSAACKAVSGERVVISTATRALQEQLWSKDIPMVAGLFDGKLKAAVLKGRENYLCLRKFEEILKAPQNLLQSDERDSFMAIVPWVYSTETGDVNECNSFSQGRNRVLWSKISSSAKSCLGEKCPHFNKCPALAAKRRAMNSNLVLVNHSLFLADMGLDFALLPLYEHIVFDEAHRLPQVSRNAFGRTVSFFALRNIIKTLVPSKGRETENRDGLVAELEKRIPAEETELLASCANLTESLSETEKALHRFFMKIGKKLAKQKNTRNGFTYVSGIKAEYDADPATFIDQGLNAIKLAESLATSIAANAALASAKKELSGLLSDISGRMTELSRFIQDFEFVVKAGRDDWAFYMEEPFNPHTIKLHASPLDASAPWKEKFYPWIKSATFTSATLSVQGDLSYFVQKMGMDSLDGKKNPFVRVYTESAGKDERRSMIVAKFLPKPSVPEYNDAVNETLCAVLPEVEENTMVLFTSISAMMKAQAALAPVFAEKNKLLLCQHVDGSLDGLVAMFRKSRGACLLGCQSLWEGVDFPGDALKLLVIPKLPFPNPVDPLVAGVANKMKAEGKNAFKEFFVPEAYMELRQGLGRLIRSEEDSGKVLILDNRVVTEHYGKSFMRIWNNKQTVAGSIEEVKASLR; encoded by the coding sequence ATGGAAATTAAATCTTTTGTTGCGCTGGACCTTGAAACGACGGGTCTCGATTTTGAAAAGGACGAAATTATCGAAGTGGCGCTGGTGCGTTTTGAAAACGGCGTCGAAAAGGAATCGGTCGATTATCTGGTTAAGCCGACTTCGGTGACGCTTCGTCCTTTTATCGAATCGCTTACGGGTATCAGCAACGCAGACCTCGAAAATGCGGAAACGTTTGCTGCCGTGGCGCAGAAGATTTATTCGTTTATCGGTGATTTGCCGATTGTCGCGCATAACGCGATGTTCGATTCCAAGTTCTTGAAGCAGACTTTCGCGAAGGTGGGTGTTTCGTTTGAAAACCACCCGGTGTGGGATTCTCTGACGGTTTCGCGCATTGCCTACCAGAATGTGCCGAATCACCGACTCGATACCTTGGTGCAGGAGCTGGGCATTGAGCGTAGCCGTGCGCACCGCGCACTCCCCGATGCAGAGGCCTGCGGTCACCTGTTCGTCATGGCGCTTGACAAGATTGCAAATTCGGACCCGTGGCTTGTGGAGGTTCTCGCAAAAATTGCCAGGGGTTCGGACTGGTCGCTTGTATGGGGCGAAAATGAAAATGCCTCGGAGCTTCCGCAGTTCAAGTTGCCGGACGTTCCGCTCGAAAATGCTCCGGTCAAGGAGCGCGCCCCGCGTGTGAGCGAGTTCTTTAAGGAGGGTGGGCTCCTTTCTGCGGCGATTGAAAATTTCCAGGTGCGCCACAACCAGCAGGACTTTGCCTCGGTGGTGGAGCGTAACATGCACAAGGGTGGCCTCTGCGTGTTGGAAGCCCCGACGGGTTCGGGCAAGTCGCTTGCCTACCTGGTTTCTGCCGCGTGCAAGGCGGTGTCGGGTGAACGTGTCGTTATCAGTACCGCGACCCGTGCGTTGCAGGAACAGCTCTGGAGTAAGGACATTCCGATGGTGGCAGGCCTGTTCGACGGCAAGCTCAAGGCCGCCGTTTTGAAGGGTCGCGAAAACTACCTGTGCCTCCGCAAGTTCGAAGAAATTCTGAAGGCTCCGCAGAACCTGTTGCAAAGCGACGAACGTGATTCCTTCATGGCGATAGTGCCGTGGGTCTACTCGACAGAAACGGGCGACGTGAACGAATGTAATTCCTTTAGCCAGGGCCGCAATCGTGTACTCTGGTCCAAGATTTCAAGTTCCGCGAAGTCCTGCCTCGGTGAAAAGTGCCCGCATTTCAATAAGTGCCCGGCCCTTGCCGCCAAGCGTCGCGCGATGAATTCCAATCTGGTGCTAGTGAACCATTCCCTGTTCCTTGCCGACATGGGCCTCGACTTTGCGCTACTCCCGCTGTACGAACATATCGTGTTCGACGAAGCGCATCGACTCCCGCAGGTGAGCCGCAATGCGTTCGGACGCACGGTTTCGTTCTTTGCGCTCAGGAACATTATCAAGACGCTCGTGCCTTCGAAGGGCCGCGAAACCGAAAATCGCGACGGGCTTGTTGCCGAACTCGAAAAGCGCATTCCCGCCGAAGAAACGGAGCTGCTAGCAAGCTGTGCAAACCTTACGGAATCGCTTAGCGAAACCGAAAAGGCGCTGCACCGTTTCTTTATGAAGATTGGCAAGAAACTTGCGAAACAGAAAAATACCAGGAACGGCTTTACCTATGTATCCGGTATCAAGGCCGAATACGATGCCGACCCTGCCACGTTCATTGACCAGGGCCTGAACGCGATAAAGCTTGCCGAAAGCCTGGCGACTTCGATTGCTGCAAATGCCGCACTCGCCTCTGCCAAGAAGGAACTTTCGGGCTTGTTGAGTGACATTAGCGGTCGCATGACGGAACTTTCCCGCTTTATCCAGGACTTCGAATTTGTAGTGAAGGCGGGGCGCGACGATTGGGCTTTCTATATGGAAGAACCCTTCAATCCGCATACCATCAAGCTGCACGCCAGTCCGCTCGATGCCTCTGCCCCGTGGAAAGAAAAGTTCTATCCGTGGATCAAGTCGGCGACTTTCACCTCGGCAACGCTTTCGGTGCAGGGTGACTTGAGCTACTTTGTCCAGAAGATGGGAATGGACAGCCTCGATGGCAAGAAGAACCCGTTTGTGCGTGTCTATACCGAATCGGCAGGCAAGGATGAACGCCGCTCGATGATTGTGGCAAAGTTCCTGCCCAAGCCGTCTGTCCCGGAATACAACGACGCCGTAAACGAGACGCTTTGTGCCGTGCTCCCCGAGGTCGAAGAAAATACGATGGTGCTGTTTACCAGTATTTCTGCGATGATGAAGGCGCAGGCGGCCCTTGCTCCGGTGTTTGCCGAGAAGAACAAGTTGCTTTTGTGCCAGCATGTGGACGGCTCGCTCGATGGACTTGTGGCTATGTTCCGTAAGTCCCGTGGCGCCTGTCTGCTTGGCTGCCAGAGTCTGTGGGAAGGTGTTGACTTCCCGGGTGATGCGCTGAAGCTTTTGGTGATCCCGAAGCTCCCGTTCCCGAATCCGGTGGATCCGCTGGTGGCAGGGGTTGCCAACAAGATGAAGGCCGAAGGCAAGAATGCGTTCAAGGAATTCTTTGTTCCCGAAGCCTACATGGAATTGCGCCAGGGACTTGGTCGTCTGATTCGTTCCGAAGAGGACTCCGGAAAGGTGCTGATTCTCGATAACCGTGTTGTCACCGAGCATTACGGCAAGAGTTTCATGCGTATCTGGAACAACAAGCAGACCGTGGCCGGCTCTATCGAAGAAGTGAAAGCCTCGCTGCGCTAG